A single window of Oreochromis aureus strain Israel breed Guangdong linkage group 5, ZZ_aureus, whole genome shotgun sequence DNA harbors:
- the LOC116313187 gene encoding protein-glutamine gamma-glutamyltransferase 5-like, with translation MPSETKQSIFKGVNLNCDTNNTEHRTKKISKDQLIVRRGQRFTVKVELTQSFNPNLYPLTITAVTGENPSEDLGTKSCFGIPDKIQRSPSAKAVWKVELEKGSNPPTGSLNLTITPPADTPIGKYNLTARHRDEETLLAELVVLFNPWCSDDSVFMQDETERQEFVMNERGIIYKGSGNYITSTNWDFGQFEEDMVKICLKMLDVNPKHLANAANDVSARCNPIYVSRVVSAMINSNDDSGVLEGRWSAPFWGGTIPSHWSGSYPILKRWYNIGCNPVKYGQCWVFAGVMCSVMRLLGIPCRVVTNYQSAHDSNKNLTIDVYHADYGVREKETKDSIWNYHVWLECWMRRTDLAKDGKYDGWQVLDPTPQEKSDGVFCCGPASVKAILNGETNLKYDAPFVYAMVNADCIDWLCKADGTMVNIFSDTKRVGQSISTKAVGSNTRLDITDSYKYKEGSNEERTVFRYALTRDYSRDEEEKNNRGTNNPIQNGGTTNGTGNGGTTNGTGNGGTTNGTGNGGTTNGTGNGGTTNGTGNGGREGNNTEDKTTNNTNDSILPLPQIAMRFEEVSKPMDGQDVSLKLVLNSESRTARPVSINISVQAMRYNGSPVQNIQTETKEETLLPGKDLSIPILVPFLVYHKHMVGSDSMKISAVVTDKLEPRNVYLAVNDVILLNPPMSITVNGPVRLNQRTVAEVVFMNPINKMLTDCTLTLSGSGLVDGEDKCILPNLRPSNRIRIQLTFFPKKTGKKTLMADFDCSSFRDLKCTCTFDVLP, from the exons ATGCCATCGGAGACCAAACAGTCAA TTTTTAAAGGAGTGAATCTCAACTGTGACACAAACAACACAGAACATCGCACcaaaaaaatctcaaaggatCAGCTGATTGTGAGGCGAGGCCAGCGGTTCACCGTGAAAGTTGAACTGACACAGTCGTTCAACCCCAATCTTTACCCGCTCACCATTACAGCAGTAACAG GAGAAAATCCATCCGAGGACCTGGGAACAAAGTCATGCTTTGGTATCCCAGACAAAATCCAGCGTTCGCCATCAGCAAAGGCAGTGTGGAAAGTGGAGCTAGAGAAGGGGTCCAACCCACCAACAGGCTCCTTGAATTTGACCATTACCCCCCCAGCTGACACTCCAATCGGAAAGTACAACTTAACCGCCAGACATAGGGATGAGGAAACGTTGTTGGCAGAACTGGTAGTGCTCTTCAATCCCTGGTGTTCTG ATGATTCAGTGTTTATGCAGgatgagacagagagacaggagtTTGTGATGAATGAACGTGGTATAATCTACAAAGGAAGTGGGAACTACATCACATCTACTAACTGGGACTTTGGCCag TTTGAAGAGGACATGGTGAAGATTTGTCTTAAGATGTTGGATGTCAACCCCAAACACCTGGCAAATGCAGCCAATGATGTTTCTGCTCGCTGTAACCCCATCTATGTCAGTCGTGTGGTCAGCGCCATG ATCAACAGTAATGATGACTCTGGCGTCCTGGAGGGACGGTGGTCAGCTCCATTCTGGGGTGGAACTATACCCTCTCACTGGTCTGGCAGCTATCCCATCCTCAAGCGTTGGTATAACATCGGCTGCAACCCAGTCAAATATGGACAGTGCTGGGTATTTGCAGGAGTGATGTGTTCAG TAATGCGTCTGCTGGGCATCCCATGCCGTGTGGTCACCAACTACCAGTCAGCTCATGACAGCAACAAGAATCTCACCATTGATGTGTACCACGCTGACTatggagtgagagagaaagagaccaAGGACAGTATCTG GAACTATCATGTCTGGTTAGAGTGCTGGATGAGGCGAACTGACCTGGCAAAAGATGGTAAATATGATGGCTGGCAAGTTCTGGATCCAACGCCACAGGAGAAGAGCGATG GTGTATTCTGCTGCGGTCCAGCCTCAGTCAAAGCCATCCTGAATGGAGAAACCAATCTCAAATATGATGCCCCATTTGTTTATGCTATGGTCAATGCTGACTGCATTGACTGGCTG TGTAAAGCTGATGGCACAATGGTGAATATTTTTTCTGACACCAAGAGAGTCGGACAGAGCATCTCCACCAAGGCTGTTGGCTCCAACACAAGGCTGGACATCACAGACAGCTACAAGTACAAGGAAG GGTCTAATGAGGAGAGAACTGTATTTAGATATGCCCTCACCAGAGATTACTCCAGAGATGAAGAGGAAAAGAACAATAGAGGGACAAATAATCCAATCCAGAATGGAGGGACAACAAATGGAACTGGGAATGGAGGGACAACAAATGGAACTGGGAATGGAGGGACAACAAATGGAACTGGGAATGGAGGGACAACAAATGGAACTGGGAATGGAGGGACAACAAATGGAACTGGGAATGGAGGGAGGGAAGGGAACAACACAGAGGATAAGACTACAAATAATACAAATGACAGCATCCTTCCACTTCCACAAATAGCCATGCGATTTGAAGAG GTATCCAAGCCAATGGACGGTCAGGACGTGAGCCTGAAGTTGGTGCTGAACAGTGAAAGCCGCACTGCCAGGCCTGTGTCCATCAATATCAGTGTCCAGGCCATGAGATACAATGGCTCACCAGTTCAAAACATCCAGACTGAGACAAAGGAAGAGACACTGCTGCCTGGGAAAG ATCTGTCCATTCCTATCTTGGTCCCCTTCCTGGTGTACCACAAACACATGGTAGGCTCTGACAGCATGAAGATTTCAGCTGTAGTCACAGATAAGCTGGAGCCAAGAAACGTATACCTAGCAGTGAATGATGTCATTCTGTTGAATCCTCCTATGTCCATCACA gttaATGGTCCAGTGAGACTGAACCAAAGGACAGTTGCTGAAGTAGTTTTCATGAACCCGATCAACAAGATGCTGACGGACTGCACTCTGACTTTGTCTGGAAGTGGTCTAGTGGATGGGGAGGATAAATGCAT